A region of bacterium DNA encodes the following proteins:
- a CDS encoding response regulator has translation MSFREARPHAVVTDMRMPESDGMALLEQLAAESPETPVFCITAWPQWEASAAAIQGGAREYLKWPRDLDRLIA, from the coding sequence ATGAGCTTCCGTGAGGCCAGACCCCACGCTGTCGTGACAGACATGCGCATGCCCGAATCCGATGGAATGGCCCTGCTCGAGCAGCTAGCTGCGGAGTCGCCAGAGACACCGGTCTTCTGCATCACCGCGTGGCCGCAATGGGAGGCGAGCGCCGCCGCGATCCAAGGAGGAGCCCGGGAGTACCTCAAGTGGCCTCGGGACCTGGATCGCTTGATCGCTTGA